A genomic window from Gossypium hirsutum isolate 1008001.06 chromosome D10, Gossypium_hirsutum_v2.1, whole genome shotgun sequence includes:
- the LOC107915478 gene encoding early nodulin-75 produces the protein MSKACLLLFLVGVVVFIITPSLANQHHDNELPKGKPFPGEKQPQHKPFPEHRPPIHSGPGGKGQEPPHGEKPPHRNLLSVEVEGTHKPPRHSGGKPPRHSGGKPPHVEGFPTDKAPMKPFPGEKPSKGKGKGAPHEPKPPHRHLLSVEVEGTHKPPQHSGGKPPRHSGGKPPHVEGFPGDKPSKGKGKGAPHEPKPPHRHLLSVEVEGTHKPPQQSGGKPPRHSGGKPPHVEGFPGDKPSKGKGKGAPHEPKPPHRHLLNVEVEDTHKPPRHSGGKPPHVEGFPDGKPSMKPFPGDKPSKGKGKGAPHEPKPPHRHLLSEPHKYVIPPKGKGEKPPHEQKPHHGHHPGHLLGIEN, from the coding sequence ATGTCTAAAGCCTGCTTGCTTTTGTTTCTCGTTGGAGTGGTGGTTTTTATCATCACTCCTTCTCTAGCTAACCAACATCATGATAATGAGCTTCCCAAGGGGAAGCCTTTCCCAGGTGAGAAGCAACCACAACACAAGCCATTCCCTGAACACCGACCGCCAATACACAGTGGACCTGGCGGTAAAGGACAGGAGCCACCACATGGGGAAAAACCTCCTCATAGAAACTTATTGAGTGTGGAAGTTGAGGGCACACATAAACCTCCACGACATTCAGGTGGTAAACCTCCAAGACACTCGGGGGGTAAACCTCCACATGTTGAGGGGTTCCCTACCGATAAAGCACCCATGAAGCCATTCCCTGGTGAAAAACCATCCAAGGGTAAGGGAAAGGGAGCACCTCATGAACCCAAACCTCCTCATAGACACTTATTGAGTGTGGAAGTTGAGGGCACACATAAACCTCCACAGCACTCAGGTGGTAAACCTCCACGACATTCAGGGGGTAAACCTCCACATGTTGAAGGATTCCCTGGTGACAAACCATCCAAGGGTAAGGGAAAAGGGGCACCTCATGAACCCAAACCTCCTCACAGACACCTATTGAGTGTGGAAGTTGAGGGCACACATAAACCTCCACAACAATCAGGTGGTAAACCTCCACGACATTCAGGGGGTAAACCTCCGCATGTTGAAGGATTCCCTGGTGACAAACCATCCAAGGGTAAGGGAAAGGGAGCACCTCATGAACCCAAACCTCCTCATAGACACCTATTGAATGTGGAAGTTGAGGACACACATAAACCTCCACGACACTCAGGGGGTAAACCTCCACATGTTGAAGGATTCCCTGACGGTAAGCCATCCATGAAACCATTCCCCGGTGACAAACCATCCAAGGGTAAGGGAAAGGGAGCACCTCATGAACCTAAACCTCCTCATAGACACCTCTTAAGTGAGCCACACAAATATGTAATACCACCCAAAGGTAAGGGAGAGAAGCCTCCCCATGAGCAGAAACCACACCATGGACACCACCCAGGGCACCTTCTGGGAATAGAAAATTAA
- the LOC107914907 gene encoding ankyrin repeat-containing protein ITN1 isoform X6, with the protein MDIDSQMMKTASGEDFNMEVSEIQASVVNEVNELGETALFTAAKKGHLDVVKELLKYSNKETVTKKNKSRLDPLHIAASQGHHVRMMRCHPFEADAAIVMLLDKFGNTAPHVATRKKRAEVIIERYSRTDLPDIEKSSDSQWR; encoded by the exons ATGGACATTGATTCTCAGATGATGAAGACTGCGAGTGGGGAAGATTTCAATATGGAGGTTTCAGAGATACAGGCTAGTGTGGTAAACGAGGTGAATGAGTTGGGGGAGACTGCCTTGTTTACTGCTGCAAAGAAAGGGCATCTTGATGTTGTCAAGGAGTTGTTAAAATACTCAAACAAAGAGACCGTTACTAAGAAGAACAAATCTAGGTTAGATCCATTGCATATTGCTGCAAGCCAAGGGCACCATG TGAGAATGATGCGGTGCCATCCTTTTGAGGCAGATGCGGCTATTGTGATGCTCCTGGACAAGTTCGGTAACACTGCACCGCATGTCGCCACTAGGAAAAAGAGAGCAGAG GTGATCATTGAAAGGTATTCAAGGACAGACCTCCCAGATATAGAGAAGA GCTCTGATAGCCAATGGCGTTGA
- the LOC107914907 gene encoding ankyrin repeat-containing protein ITN1 isoform X7 produces the protein MDIDSQMMKTASGEDFNMEVSEIQASVVNEVNELGETALFTAAKKGHLDVVKELLKYSNKETVTKKNKSRLDPLHIAASQGHHDAAIVMLLDKFGNTAPHVATRKKRAEVIIERYSRTDLPDIEKSSDSQWR, from the exons ATGGACATTGATTCTCAGATGATGAAGACTGCGAGTGGGGAAGATTTCAATATGGAGGTTTCAGAGATACAGGCTAGTGTGGTAAACGAGGTGAATGAGTTGGGGGAGACTGCCTTGTTTACTGCTGCAAAGAAAGGGCATCTTGATGTTGTCAAGGAGTTGTTAAAATACTCAAACAAAGAGACCGTTACTAAGAAGAACAAATCTAGGTTAGATCCATTGCATATTGCTGCAAGCCAAGGGCACCATG ATGCGGCTATTGTGATGCTCCTGGACAAGTTCGGTAACACTGCACCGCATGTCGCCACTAGGAAAAAGAGAGCAGAG GTGATCATTGAAAGGTATTCAAGGACAGACCTCCCAGATATAGAGAAGA GCTCTGATAGCCAATGGCGTTGA
- the LOC107914907 gene encoding ankyrin repeat-containing protein ITN1 isoform X1 yields MDIDSQMMKTASGEDFNMEVSEIQASVVNEVNELGETALFTAAKKGHLDVVKELLKYSNKETVTKKNKSRLDPLHIAASQGHHVRMMRCHPFEADAAIVMLLDKFGNTAPHVATRKKRAEVIIERYSRTDLPDIEKIALFNTKTHILRVFQRRKMLRIDGLCKKMGYKDAKLQMLYGL; encoded by the exons ATGGACATTGATTCTCAGATGATGAAGACTGCGAGTGGGGAAGATTTCAATATGGAGGTTTCAGAGATACAGGCTAGTGTGGTAAACGAGGTGAATGAGTTGGGGGAGACTGCCTTGTTTACTGCTGCAAAGAAAGGGCATCTTGATGTTGTCAAGGAGTTGTTAAAATACTCAAACAAAGAGACCGTTACTAAGAAGAACAAATCTAGGTTAGATCCATTGCATATTGCTGCAAGCCAAGGGCACCATG TGAGAATGATGCGGTGCCATCCTTTTGAGGCAGATGCGGCTATTGTGATGCTCCTGGACAAGTTCGGTAACACTGCACCGCATGTCGCCACTAGGAAAAAGAGAGCAGAG GTGATCATTGAAAGGTATTCAAGGACAGACCTCCCAGATATAGAGAAGA TCGCATTATTTAACACCAAAACCCATATTTTACGGgtttttcaaagaagaaaaatgctGAGAATAGATGGTCTCTGCAAAAAGATGGGCTACAAGGATGCCAAGTTACAGATGCTTTACGG GCTCTGA
- the LOC107914907 gene encoding ankyrin repeat-containing protein ITN1 isoform X5: MDIDSQMMKTASGEDFNMEVSEIQASVVNEVNELGETALFTAAKKGHLDVVKELLKYSNKETVTKKNKSRLDPLHIAASQGHHVRMMRCHPFEADAAIVMLLDKFGNTAPHVATRKKRAEVIIERYSRTDLPDIEKSLLRQLALLNRL; the protein is encoded by the exons ATGGACATTGATTCTCAGATGATGAAGACTGCGAGTGGGGAAGATTTCAATATGGAGGTTTCAGAGATACAGGCTAGTGTGGTAAACGAGGTGAATGAGTTGGGGGAGACTGCCTTGTTTACTGCTGCAAAGAAAGGGCATCTTGATGTTGTCAAGGAGTTGTTAAAATACTCAAACAAAGAGACCGTTACTAAGAAGAACAAATCTAGGTTAGATCCATTGCATATTGCTGCAAGCCAAGGGCACCATG TGAGAATGATGCGGTGCCATCCTTTTGAGGCAGATGCGGCTATTGTGATGCTCCTGGACAAGTTCGGTAACACTGCACCGCATGTCGCCACTAGGAAAAAGAGAGCAGAG GTGATCATTGAAAGGTATTCAAGGACAGACCTCCCAGATATAGAGAAGA GCTTGCTGAGGCAGCTAGCATTGTTGAACAG GCTCTGA
- the LOC107914907 gene encoding ankyrin repeat-containing protein ITN1 isoform X3: protein MDIDSQMMKTASGEDFNMEVSEIQASVVNEVNELGETALFTAAKKGHLDVVKELLKYSNKETVTKKNKSRLDPLHIAASQGHHDAAIVMLLDKFGNTAPHVATRKKRAEVIIERYSRTDLPDIEKIALFNTKTHILRVFQRRKMLRIDGLCKKMGYKDAKLQMLYGL, encoded by the exons ATGGACATTGATTCTCAGATGATGAAGACTGCGAGTGGGGAAGATTTCAATATGGAGGTTTCAGAGATACAGGCTAGTGTGGTAAACGAGGTGAATGAGTTGGGGGAGACTGCCTTGTTTACTGCTGCAAAGAAAGGGCATCTTGATGTTGTCAAGGAGTTGTTAAAATACTCAAACAAAGAGACCGTTACTAAGAAGAACAAATCTAGGTTAGATCCATTGCATATTGCTGCAAGCCAAGGGCACCATG ATGCGGCTATTGTGATGCTCCTGGACAAGTTCGGTAACACTGCACCGCATGTCGCCACTAGGAAAAAGAGAGCAGAG GTGATCATTGAAAGGTATTCAAGGACAGACCTCCCAGATATAGAGAAGA TCGCATTATTTAACACCAAAACCCATATTTTACGGgtttttcaaagaagaaaaatgctGAGAATAGATGGTCTCTGCAAAAAGATGGGCTACAAGGATGCCAAGTTACAGATGCTTTACGG GCTCTGA
- the LOC107914907 gene encoding ankyrin repeat-containing protein ITN1 isoform X2 translates to MDIDSQMMKTASGEDFNMEVSEIQASVVNEVNELGETALFTAAKKGHLDVVKELLKYSNKETVTKKNKSRLDPLHIAASQGHHVRMMRCHPFEADAAIVMLLDKFGNTAPHVATRKKRAEVIIERYSRTDLPDIEKSLLRQLALLNRFFSSLLAPFLSTRLIFLNVK, encoded by the exons ATGGACATTGATTCTCAGATGATGAAGACTGCGAGTGGGGAAGATTTCAATATGGAGGTTTCAGAGATACAGGCTAGTGTGGTAAACGAGGTGAATGAGTTGGGGGAGACTGCCTTGTTTACTGCTGCAAAGAAAGGGCATCTTGATGTTGTCAAGGAGTTGTTAAAATACTCAAACAAAGAGACCGTTACTAAGAAGAACAAATCTAGGTTAGATCCATTGCATATTGCTGCAAGCCAAGGGCACCATG TGAGAATGATGCGGTGCCATCCTTTTGAGGCAGATGCGGCTATTGTGATGCTCCTGGACAAGTTCGGTAACACTGCACCGCATGTCGCCACTAGGAAAAAGAGAGCAGAG GTGATCATTGAAAGGTATTCAAGGACAGACCTCCCAGATATAGAGAAGA GCTTGCTGAGGCAGCTAGCATTGTTGAACAGGTTTTTCTCTTCTCTCCTGGCTCCATTTCTTTCAACCAGACTTATTTTTCTTAATGTTAAGTGA
- the LOC107914907 gene encoding ankyrin repeat-containing protein ITN1 isoform X4, translating into MDIDSQMMKTASGEDFNMEVSEIQASVVNEVNELGETALFTAAKKGHLDVVKELLKYSNKETVTKKNKSRLDPLHIAASQGHHDAAIVMLLDKFGNTAPHVATRKKRAEVIIERYSRTDLPDIEKSLLRQLALLNRFFSSLLAPFLSTRLIFLNVK; encoded by the exons ATGGACATTGATTCTCAGATGATGAAGACTGCGAGTGGGGAAGATTTCAATATGGAGGTTTCAGAGATACAGGCTAGTGTGGTAAACGAGGTGAATGAGTTGGGGGAGACTGCCTTGTTTACTGCTGCAAAGAAAGGGCATCTTGATGTTGTCAAGGAGTTGTTAAAATACTCAAACAAAGAGACCGTTACTAAGAAGAACAAATCTAGGTTAGATCCATTGCATATTGCTGCAAGCCAAGGGCACCATG ATGCGGCTATTGTGATGCTCCTGGACAAGTTCGGTAACACTGCACCGCATGTCGCCACTAGGAAAAAGAGAGCAGAG GTGATCATTGAAAGGTATTCAAGGACAGACCTCCCAGATATAGAGAAGA GCTTGCTGAGGCAGCTAGCATTGTTGAACAGGTTTTTCTCTTCTCTCCTGGCTCCATTTCTTTCAACCAGACTTATTTTTCTTAATGTTAAGTGA